One Ahaetulla prasina isolate Xishuangbanna chromosome 10, ASM2864084v1, whole genome shotgun sequence genomic region harbors:
- the FBL gene encoding rRNA 2'-O-methyltransferase fibrillarin, translating into MRPGFTPRGGRGDRGGRGGFRGGRGGGFKSPGGFRGGGGGGGFRGGRGGGGGGFRGGRGGGGRGGRGGFKGGKRVTIEPHRHEGIFICRGKEDALVTLNLVPGESVYGEKRISVEEGEKKVEYRAWNPFRSKLAAAILGGIDQIHIKPGAKVLYLGAASGTTVSHVSDIVGPEGLVYAVEFSHRSGRDLINVAKKRTNIIPVIEDARHPHKYRMLIGMVDVIFADVAQPDQSRIVALNAHNFLKNGGHFVISIKANCIDSTAAPEAVFASEVKKMQQENMKPQEQLTLEPYERDHAVVVGIYRPPPKPKKQNT; encoded by the exons ATGCGGCCCG GTTTTACCCCTCGCGGGGGACGTGGGGACCGTGGAGGACGCGGAGGCTTCCGAGGAGGACGAG GAGGTGGATTTAAATCTCCTGGAGGTttccgaggaggaggaggtggtggaggttTCCGAGGTGGAAGAGGAGGTGGTGGCGGCGGCTTCCGAGGTGGACGAGGAGGTGGAGGACGAGGAGGAAGGGGTGGCTTCAAAGGAGGCAAAAGGGTGACTATAGAGCCCCACAGGCATGAAG GCATCTTCATCTGCAGAGGAAAAGAAGATGCATTAGTCACACTAAATCTGGTACCTGGAGAATCTGTATATGgagagaagagaatatctgtagag gagggtgaaaaaaaagtggaatatCGTGCCTGGAACCCCTTTCGTTCTAAGTTGGCTGCTGCCATCCTCGGAGGCATTGATCAGATTCATATCAAACCAGGAGCAAAAGTTTTATACTTGGGAGCAGCATCAGGAACAACGGTGTCTCATGTTTCTGACATAGTGGGACCG GAAGGGCTTGTGTATGCTGTGGAGTTCTCCCATCGCTCAGGACGTGACCTCATCAATGTAGCAAAAAAACGGACCAACATCATTCCTGTCATTGAGGATGCACGACACCCACACAAATATCGCATGTTGATTG GCATGGTGGATGTCATTTTCGCAGATGTGGCTCAGCCTGATCAGTCACGTATCGTTGCCTTAAATGCACACAACTTTTTGAAGAACGGTGGTCATTTTGTTATCTCCATCAAA gccaactgtattgatTCAACAGCGGCCCCTGAAGCAGTTTTTGCGTCGGAAGTAAAGAAAATGCAGCAGGAAAACATGAAACCCCAGGAACAACTGACTTTGGAGCCATACGAGCGAGATCATGCTGTGGTGGTTGGCATATACAG GCCACCACCTAAACCGAAGAAGCAAAACACATAA